A stretch of DNA from Vibrio sp. ED004:
GCAACATTGATGTCAATGTGGTCGCCGTGATCGTGAGATGCCATCACTGCATCGATCTCTTTAATAGCGAAAGGGTCCAGTGGGAAGATTGCTGTGCGTAGGTTTGGTTGAAGTGCTTCAACGCCACCCATACGCATCATTTGGTGCTGGTTTTTCATTTTTTGAACAGCTTGTGTTTTTTTACCAGTACCACACCAGAAGTCCATTGATAGGTTTGCACCACCTTCTGATTTTAGCCAAATACCCGTACAGCCAAGCCACCACATAGAAAATGTATTCGGTTGCACGACAGTTTGCTCGATCTCTTCATTTAACCATGTGCCCCACTCAGGGAATGTATTTAGGATCCAAGACTCGCGAGTGATTTCGTTTACGTTGCTCATGATAATACCTTTTATTTCAATAATTTGATTAATTTTGGATGTAGGGAGCCGAGCGCCTTAATTTTGATTAAGGCACTGAGCTTAATTTATTATTATTTGTGGGCTAGTCTGCCCTGAGATTTAAACTAGGATGACTTGCGTCCCTTGAGCTTCAATCCGCTTGACGACTTCGGGATTGGCATCTTTACCGGTGATGACGATGTCTATTTGCTTGGTGCTGCAAAAGAGCATTCCGGTACGTTGTCCAACTTTTGAACTATCGACCACTACGACAAGCTTATCGACCTGTTCTAGCATTTGTTGTTCGGCTACGGCCGTTAACATGTCGGCCTTGTATAGCCCGGCATCCGTTAAGCCTTTACCTGAGGTGAACATCCAGTTTCCCGCATAGCCGCCTAATGAATTAGGGGCAGGGTTTAGAAAGATGTTCTGCGCTTTGTTGTATTGACCACCAATGATGATGACATCGTCATGATCTTCGTTGATCAAGTAGCTTGCGAGTGGAAAGTAGTTCGTTACGATCTGAACATCTTCCCCACATAACTGTTGTCCAAGTAGGAACGCAGTAGAACCACAGTTGATCACAACTGTATCTCCAGCCTCGCAAAGTCCAGCTGCTGCTTGCGCAATCTCAGCTTTCTCTTCATAAAACTCAGTGCTGTTGATATTGAGTGGTGACCACTTTCTCTTCTGATTCTCTACTCGTTCAGCGCCATTTCGAACTTTTCTAAGTCGGCCAACTTCATCTAATTTAGCGATGTCACGTCTTGCAGTAGCAGGTGAAACACTAAATTTATCAATAATATGTGAGACGTTTATTGTCTGCATATCTTCTAATAGCGACACGATGCCGTTATGTCTTTGTACTTCATTCATATTTATCACTCTTTATGTCGTTGTGACAATTTGATGATTACTTTTGATTTGTTTTGATTCTAATAATCACCATCATGATTGTCAAACTACATTGCTATAAAAACTAGAGCTTAATCACAATGATTTATAAGTTATTGATTTTATTTAATTTGTTGTTTTTTGGTGTGATCCGAAGCTCAATTAGGCACATTCTGGGTGTGGTTAATTGATATAAATCAAAGTAATCACAAGTGAGCATTGAATGATTACTTTTGATTGGTAAAGTCTAGTTCGTGAGCAAAACTAGACATCATCACATCCTACATACCATTAAAATTAAAAATTAATCAGGGGTAAAGATATGGAATTCTTATATGATATTTTCTATATTTTTTACAGTCAGGTAATGACCAAAGCACCGTTGCTACTCGGTCTTGTTACTTGTCTGGGTTACATTCTACTCAAGCGTGACGCAACAACTATTATCTCCGGCTCTATTAAAACCATCGTTGGTTTCATGATAGTGCAGGTAGGTGCAGGAACATTGGTAGCGGGTTTTAAACCGGTTATCGAGAAAATGAGTGAAATACATGGATTGACAGGGTCGGTGATTGACCCGTACACATCCATGATGTCCACCATGGAAACTATGGGCGACAATTACTCTTGGGTTGGTTATGCCGTATTAATGGCACTTGGGCTCAACATTCTACTGGTTGCCTTCCGCCGTATTACTGGTATCAGAACCATCATGCTGACGGGACATATCATGTTCCAGCAAGCTGGCCTCATTGCTGTTTTCTACTTCGTGCTTGGCGCAGGTATGTGGGAAACCATTATCTATTCTGCAATATTGATGGCGTTGTACTGGGGTATCTCGTCAAACATCATGTTCAAGCCTACTCAAGAAGTGACTGGCGGAGCGGGTTTCTCTATAGGTCACCAACAACAGTTTGCATCATGGATAGCAACCAAGGTTGCTCCTAAGCTTGGCGACAAGAATGACAGTGTCGACCACATTAAACTGCCTAAATGGCTACACATTTTCCACGATAGCATTGCAGCGACAACGCTCGTAATGACGGCTTTCTTTGGCATCATTCTTCTTTCGTTTGGTCTTGATAACCTTCAAGACATGGCAGGTAAAACACACTGGTTTATCTACATTTTCGAAACTGGTTTGAAATTCGCAGTAGCGATTCAAGTTATCGTCACCGGCGTTCGTATGTTCGTAGCGGAATTGTCCGAGGCCTTTAACGGTATTTCTCAACGTCTTATTCCTAACGCTGTGTTAGCAATCGATTGTGCGGCTATTTACGCATACTCTCCAAACGCAATGGTGTTCGGATTCATGTGGGGTGCGGTTGGTCAATTCACCGCTGTTCTTGCAATGTTAGCGTTTGACGCACCAATCATGATCATCCCTGGCTTTATTCCAATGTTCTTCTCGAACGCAACCATTGGCGTGTTTGCTAACCACTTTGGTGGCTGGAAAGCGGTAATGAAGATTTGTTTCGTGATGGGCATCATCGAAGTGGTTGGTTCTGCTTGGGCAATCCACATCTTTGCTCAATCTGGTACTGAGTTTAACGGCTGGATGGGTATGGCTGACTGGGCTCTGGTATTCCCACCTATCATGCAAGGTATCTCAAGCTCTAGCATGTTCTTCTTTGTGATTTTGGCTATGGCTGGTGTCTATATGTTCTTCGCTTCTAAGCAACTACGAGCTGAAGAAGACGCAGAAGCTGCCGCTGAAACAATGACCGCAGTAACACCTGAGGGCATTGAGGTTGAAGTCGCGGTACCACAACAATCGACAGCAACAGCTCAAGCTCCATCTGCTTCTACAACGACAGCTTCTACAACATCCGAAAATCGAGTCTCACCAGCAGCTGATCAGAAACCAGTCCGTGTCTTAGTGTGCTGTGGTTCAGGGCAAGGTTCTTCAATGATGTGCTCTAAGAAAATCAAAGAGTACTTAGACAAGAAAGGCATCCCAAGCTCGACCTTTAACAGCGCTATCACCGATTACAAATCGCACCTTGGTTCATTCGACATCATCGTTACTTCAGTTGCTCTTGCAGCGAAGATCACGGGTCTGCCGGAAGGTAAGCAACAGTTAGCGGTTAAGAACATGATTATGGTGAAAACTTTCGGCGACGAGCTTGTTTCCATCATCGAGAACAACTTCCACAAATAATGAAAATGGCTCAGTGGCATAGCGCTACTGAGCCAATAAAAACAATTATATAAGTGAGCAATAACATGAACTTAAAAGAATCTCTTATCAAAAATAACTCTATCCTACTCAACGCAAAAGCCGCTGACTGGAAAGCGGCGATCAAGCTTGGTACTGATGCATTGGTGAAAGCGGGTATTGCGGAAGAGCGTTACTACGACGCGATTACCAAAGCGATTGGTGAAGAAGGCCCTTATATCTGTATTCACGATGCGTTCGCACTGCCGCATTGCCGCCCTGAAGATGGTGTGATTCGTACTGGGTTTGCTTTAACTGTGCTTGAAACACCAATCATGTTTGAAGGTGTTGATGAGCCTGTTGATGTGTTGATCACGTTAGCGGGTAAAGATTCAGAAGAGCACATCGAAGGCACCATGCAAGTGGCGAACTTGATTGAATTTGATGAAGACTTCTCAAAACTTCGCGCATGCAAAAGCCCAGAAGAAGTGGCGCGTTTAATTGATGCTGCGTTACTGCAAGCGGAAGCAGCGTAAGGAGACAACTATGTCTAAATATAGCCAACTGAAACAACGCGTCTTAGAAGCCAATTTGCAGCTTCCGAAGTATGGTTTGGTGACATTCACTTGGGGCAATGTCTCTGAGTTTGACCGTACTAATGGCGTGATAGCGATTAAGCCATCAGGTGTCGAATACTGCGATATGACAGCTGAAGATATGGTGGTCGTCGATCTAGAAGGCAACATTGTTGAAGGGAAACTGAATCCTTCAAGTGATACCGCAACTCATTTAGAGCTTTACAAAGCTTTCCCTGAGGTCAGTGGCATTGTTCACACGCATTCACGCAGTGCCACTATTTGGGCGCAAGCCGGCATCGATATTCCAGCCTTGGGCACCACTCATGCTGACTATTTCTACGGTGACATCCCATGTACACGTCGATTGTCTCACTCTGAAATTGCTGAAGAGTACGAGAAAAATACCGGCTTGGTGATCATTGAAGAGTTCAAGCAGCGTCGAATTGATCCAATGGCCGTTCCCAGCGTGATTGTTGCAGGACATGCGCCTTTCTCTTGGGGCAAAGACGCCAACGATGCGGTTCACAACGCGGTGGTATTAGAAGAAGTGTCTGCAATGGCGTTGGCAACGCGCACCTTGAATAGCGGCATCAAAATTCAGCCAGAACTATCCGACAAACACTACTTACGTAAGCACGGTGAAAATGCTTATTACGGCCAACAGTAAATCGGCTTTTCGTTTAAGTAGGCCGTTTAACGAGCTTCGGCTCTAAGTAGTTTCAATATTGATTAGGCCCGACTTCAGGGAATAAGTGAGAGGACTCTATGTATAAAGTGCTGGCGTTAGATCTCGATGGAACCGTGTTAAAGGATGATCACACGATTCATCCAGAACTGAAAAAGGCGATCCAAGAAGCCAAACAAAGTTGTCATGTCGTGATTGTGACTGGTCGACACCACACAGCAGCACGACCTTATTACTACGAATTGGGGTTAGATACGCCAATCATCTGCTGTAACGGCACTTATGTTTATGACTATCAAACTGAAACGGTACTGACTCAAAACTCGATAGATAAAGACAAAGCGCTGACCTTCATCGATATGGCAGATGAGTTTCAGCTCAAAATGGTCATGTACATCACGCATGCCATGACGTACTCACACTACAACCCATTTGCCTACATGTTGGCATTGGAAAGTTGGGCAGAAACGGCACCAGAGCAACATCGCCCTCAAATTTACCAAGTGGAATCATTCATTGAAACGGCTCAGCAAGCCGAACACGTTTGGAAGTTTGTGGTGGAAGGTAGCCAAGACTCAGTAGACCGTTTAATGCAACACCCATGGATAGAAGAGAACTTCAACGGTGAACGTTCTTGGTCAAACCGAATCGACTTTGCTGCAAAAGGTAACAGTAAGGGCCTACGCCTTGCTGAATACATCGCAGAACTGGGTTATCAAGCCGATGACGTGATTGCCGTCGGTGATAACCACAACGACATATCCATGCTTAAGTACGCCGGGTTAGGCGTAGCGATGCTCAATGCTGATGACATCGTCAAGTCATACGTTCAACGCGTGTGCTCAACAGATAACAACCATGATGGCTTAGCCCGTCTAATACGTGAACAAATTAAAGGATAACAACATGACTAAACCAATGATTCAGATCGCCCTAGACCAAACAAACCTTCCTGCTGCCATTGAAGTGGCAAACAACGTTGAAAGCTTTGTTGATGTGATTGAAGTGGGCACTATTTTGGCGTTTGCAGAAGGGATGACGGCGGTTTCTACGCTTCGTAAGAATCACCCAGACCATATCCTTGTGTGCGACATGAAAACAACAGATGGTGGCGCTATTTTGGCTCGTATGGCATTCGAAGCGGGCGCTGATTGGATTACCGTTTCTGCTGCTGCACACATCGCAACCATTGGTGCATGTAAGAAAGTCGCTGATGAATTTAACGGTGAAATCCAAATCGAAATTTATGGTAACTGGACAATGGACGATGCTCAATCTTGGGTCGACCTAGGTATCTCTCAAGCTATCTATCACCGTTCTCGTGACGCTGAACTAGCCGGTGTAGGCTGGACTGAAGAAGATCTAGTGAAGATGCGTGCCTTGTCTGAAATGGGTATCGAGCTTTCTATCACGGGCGGTATCGTGCCTGAAGACCTTTACCTATTTGAAGGCATTAAAGCGAAAACCTTTATCGCAGGCCGCGCACTTGCAGGCGATAAAGGTAAAGAGACAGCAGAAGCGCTAAAAGCTCAGATCGACCGTTACTGGAACTAGGAGGCGTTATGTATCAAAACCTGTTACGCCACCGTGTAGGGCTTTATGAAAAGGCCCTACCTAACGAACTCAGCTGGGAAGATAAACTTAAGCAAACCAAAGAACTCGGCTTTGATTTTCTTGAGATATCGGTAGACGAATCAGATGAGCGTCGCAGTCGACTAGATTGGAATGACGAAGAAGTGTATGCCTTGCGTCGCCTGTGTGAAAAGCATGGTGTACCGCTGCAATCTATGTGTTTAAGCGCGCATCGTAAGTTCCCATTTGGATCTGCAGATCCTGTGATTCGAGAACAAGCTGTCATCCATATGGAGAAAGCGATCTCGTTGGCTTACAAGTTGGGTATTCGTACCATCCAACTCGCTGGGTATGACGTCTACTATGAGCCAGCCGATAAAGTGACTCACCAGAGGTTTATTGAAGGCATGAAGCTTTCCGCGCAGTTGGCGGAAAGGTCGGGCGTTATGCTTGCTGTCGAGATCATGGATACCGATTACTTGAACTCTTTGAGCAAGTTTGAAGTACTGAGTCGTGAAGTCAATTCACCGTATTTCACGGCGTATCCAGATGTGGGCAATATCTCTGGTTGGAATTACGACATAGTGACTGAGCTCAAACTGAGTAAGCCTCATATCACTCAAATTCACCTCAAAGACACTTATAAAGTGACTGACGAGTACAAAGGGCAGTTTCGAGACTTAGTGATTGGTGATGGTGAGGTTGACTTCAATGCCATTTTTGAAACGTTGAAAGAGACTGAGTGCGTTGTACCACTCGTGATCGAGATGTGGGCTCAAGATGAACGCTGGAAAGATAATATACTCACGGCACAAAAACGCTTGAATGAAGTGTGTGTTCAAACGAGTGTTCCGATGCTGTTTGACCACTAGCTCTACTTAGAATGCTTAACGAGTTTCTCTTTGCGTTCTCCATGCTCCTAACGAAAAGAGAAAATGCAGCATATTGCCCCCAATATGCTGCATTTTTATATCAATATGTCGCTCTAAACTTTTGAAGCTGAGGTTATGTCAATTTTGAAATAGTGGCTGTGCTTAAACAGCGATCGTTACATGATCACGGCCCACTTCAGCCATCTGAATCAGGTAGTCCGTATGGTACTTCTTCTTGATGATGATTTGGCTACCGATTTCAGCAATAATCTTTACCACTTCCAACGCATCAGAAGGATGTAATGAAGAGTCTTTTGAAATTTCGATATTAACGCCTAAATTTGCCAATTTGATGATGTCGCTAGAATGCATGGTCGTGTCCAAGGTATTTGATTTTCGTGGACTATATCATCTTCAATTTATGCAACTCTACTTGGTTTAAGTAAAAATGGGTGAGATGTGCTCAAAATATGATTTCAATAGTAAAACAACGGCTTTTATTGCATCACTTCGGTTAATTGTCGGATTGTTGAATAAGATCATATTAAGAGGATCATGAATAGGTTTTATCTAGTGCGATTAGTACTATGAGTCTCAAAACAGACGAGAGATTGACGATGCCAAAGTTAGATAAATATAAAGGAATTATTTTTGATCTCGATGGGACTCTGGTCAATTCTATGGTGGCACATGCTCATGCATGGCAACAAACTTGTGAGAAGTTCGGTATTCCTTACGACAAAGAATGGTTAGACCAACTTGGTGGAATGCCATCGAGAAAAGTCACACAAGAGATCCTAAAGCGTTACGACCTAAAGCTAGATGCTCAGGAAATTACCTCGGATAAAATCGCCAACTTTGAAGCCATTGAGCACAAAGGTGACGTTATCCCAGAAACCTATGCGATCTTGCAGCAACAGTATCAATTGAAAAAAATTGGAATTGGCACTGGTGCGCAGGCAAAGCATGCAAGGGCGATTCTCAAGATGACGGACATCCCGTCAATGATACGCACAATAGTGACTTCGGATGACGTAGAAAATCATAAACCTAACCCAGATACTTTTCTGAAAGTCGCTAGGCAGTTAGAACTTGATCCTACGGATTGTGTGGTATTTGAAGATACGATCATTGGGCAATACGCTGCAACGGCTGCAGGTATGGATTGTTACATGGTCGAGGATGGGCGCATAACCCAGTTTGTTCCAGCGAGCTAAACAGAATTTAACGATACAAAAATAACTAGGAAAACAATGAAACAATATCTTATCGCACCTTCGATTCTTTCTGCTGATTTGGCTCGCCTTGGTGAGGACGTAGAACGCGTTCTGGCGGCTGGGGCTGATGTTATTCATTTTGACGTTATGGATAACCATTATGTACCCAACCTGACTTTTGGTGCGCCAGTATTAAAAGCACTACGAGATTATGGCATTACAGCGCCGATTGACGTGCATTTAATGGCGAAGCCTGTTGATCAACTGGTGCCTCAATTTGCAGAGGCGGGTGCGACGATGATTACGTTTCATGTAGAAGCCTCTGAGCATGTTGACCGTACTTTACAGTTAATTAAAGAGCACGGTTGCCAAGCCGGAGTGGTATTAAACCCTGCAACACCGTTGAGTCATCTTGATTACATCATGGATAAAGTCGACTTGATATTAGTGATGTCGGTGAACCCTGGTTTTGGTGGTCAATCTTTCATCCCAGCTACGCTCGATAAGCTGCGTTCAATCCGATCACGCATTAATGAATCTGGGCGTGATATTCGCTTAGAAGTCGATGGCGGTGTGAAAGTTAACAACATAAAAGAGATTGCTGAAGCGGGGGCGGATATGTTTGTTGCTGGCTCAGCTATTTTTGATAGTGAAGATTACGGACAAGTTATCGATTCAATGCGATCGGAGTTGGCTCAATTGAATTAAGTTGTGTATCTATTGCAGTACAAAGGCTCGAAGTGTTCTGTGTATCAGGCTTCGGGCTTTTTTTGTATCTAATGGATGTTGATTGAATGAAAAATCACGTGGAGTAAGCAGAGGTTTCGAGGCGTTGTTTGGTTGGTGTGCTCTTCAGTTGGCGTTTATATTTGTGTAATAAAAATACAGTTATTATTGACTTTGGTCACATAACGGCGCAAAATTGACCTCAGATCACACAACGATGAGAACACAGTATGAACGCTACAGTAATCACAAATGAAAACAACGCATCACTAGCAAAACCTTCAGTAATGAATGAAGTTCTATTTTTTGCTAAGTCTACCGTTATCATGGGTGCAATTATCCTACTTGTTGCTTCTGCTTGGGTTTAATTTCTTAAATAAACCCGCGTTAAGTGTGATCAGTGGTGGTGATTAGCCACTCACTGACACAAACTAACATCAGAAGCATTACATCCATTCTCTGTATTTTTTCACTTCTAGGCTAATCAGGCCGAATTTCTCGCTATCGATAACCCCTAAACTTCTTTACTTCTTCAAGCCAAGCGACGTATCTAACCGATGGTTCAAATACGATGTTTTAAGCTCGACCAATACAAAACCACCATTAATAGATACGCAAGTGTAGGCGCAATATAACTCGTGCTCAGCGATATCTCATCAATCAAGCTCGCCTGTGCGAATGGCAAAATAACCCCTCCAATTGAACACATGATTAGAATCGCTGCCCCTTGTGAGTTTTGTTTACCGGATGCATGTAGCGCTTGTGCGTAAATGATAGGGTAGAGAGCTGAATTACATAGCCCGATGAAAAGCATCAAATAGCCTATCCAAACATGATTTTGATACATCGCAATGGCACTAATCAAAGCCGCTATTGTGCAAGACAGTGAGAATAGATAATGCTTGTTTACTGTGTTGCCGAACTTTGCGAATAGCACTCTGCCAATAAACATGAATACCCAATAAAGAGCGATGATCTGTGTTGCGGATACCAAACCAAGGCCGCCATATTGCTGGTCGGCAAGGTACGTAATAGTAAAGGTTCCAAAACTGACCTCGACACCTATGTACAGCAAGAGTACCAACGCTAACTTCATAAACTGCTGATTTTTAATTAAAAGCGTTAACCCTCGCCAAAAGCCTGTCATCTGCTTTGGTTTGATATCTGGGAGCGTCATTTTGCTAAAAAATATCAGCAAGCCGAAAAAGAACAGGGCGATGAGTAAGAACAGATACGAAACTTGATGGGCGGTGTTGTCAACGTTAAAACTTGTCGCCACGAGGATCACAGCAGTAAGTACCAACGGGCCAAGCACAGTGCCAACCGAGTTCGATGCTGTCGCCACACTTTGACGTATAACGCTCTTATCAGGTGTCGAGAGTAGTGATACGTAAGGTGAACTCACAACTTGAATGGCCGATACTCCTGAGGCCATCAATAAGATACCAAGCAGGGTTGAAATCAGTTGTTCTCCTCGGACCAAATATGCCATGACTAGGCAGCCGAAAAGGCACCACATCAAGCAGAACTTCAATGTACTTCTATAACCCACTTTCGCCATCACAAATGACGTTGGAAGCGACACCGTTATTCGCGTAATAAAAAAGGCCATGGGAAAGAGCATTGCCATTTTATAGTCGAGAGCGAAAGCTTCTTTGTAATAGGGAATTAGGGGGTTACTTGAAACGGTAATGAGCCCCCAGATAAAAAAGATCAAAGACAGTAAAACCAGTGGGGCATCTTTTAACGGGAATACTTTCATAGTGATTCCTTATCAATAGCGATAAAAAAAGCAGAAGATGATCTTCTGCTTTTCGATTGAGACTTTACGGTGTATTGCCTATTCAGCCGTTAATCACGTACAAAATTGATGTGATGAACATGAATGTTGTATTTCTCAATAATCACTTTGGTCGCATGCATACTTTTGATTCGTTGCTCAGAATCTAAAGCAGCAGCCATTGCTGACTCGTGCTCGTAACTGTGTTGCATCATAAGCAGCAGGTTCTTATGGCTTTCAGCTTCAATCGCTTCAGGCTTATTCAGCGTTAACCCTTGGTTATTCGGAAATGTGCGAATAATAGGCGCGACTTCGTTTTCCATGTATTGGTAGAAGTCTTGTTTTTGATCTTCAGTTAAATCAGCTTCGAAAAAAGCGGTGCGAAAAATTGTCATGGTCGTTTCCTTACAGTTCAAAGCCAGATTGGTTAGCGATAGATTTCAACGTTGCTTTTGCTTGTTTGATATCGTCTAACCAGTTGTCATTTTGAGCCCACATTTCAATCACTAATGGTGCGCTGTAATCAATTTCAGCGAGTGTTTTGAAAATAGCAGGGAAGTCGACTTGACCTTCACCAATAACCAGATCTCGGAACTGACCTTTACAGGTTTCTGAAACTCGTAACGTGTCTTTAAGGTGAACTTGTACTAGGTGATCGCGGCTCAATTTTAGCTCGGTACACACGTCGTAGTTCCAACCAGAAATATTACCTACGTCTGGGTAAGCCATGAAGTAAGGTGATGGGATTTCACGCTTAAGTACTTCAAACTTGCTCAGAGAGTTAAGGTACGGGGTGTCCATGATCTCCAAACCTAACATGATGCCTGCACGCTCCGCCATTTTGGTGGCTTGTTGCATGCCTTCAATAAAGCGAGCGTGAGTTTCAGCTGATTGCGGCTCGTAATACACGTCGTAGCCCGCCATTTGAATGCAACGAATACCCAGTTTGTATGCTAATGAGATCGCTTTTTCCATGATGATCAGCGATTCCGTACGAATAGCTTCGTCCATAGAGCCAAACGGGAATTTACGATGCGCGCTTAAACACATCGATTGGAAAGGCATTTGGTGCTTTTCACAAAGGCGACGAAGTTCGTAGATTTCTTCATCAGACCAATCCAAACGAGCGCGTCGCTCATCGGTTTCATCGACAGAAATTTCCACAAAGTCGAAGCCCGCTTCTTTCGCGTGAATCAGGCGCTCTTCCCAAGTAAGGGAAGTTGGCATCGCTTTTTCGTAAATACCTAATCTGAATTTGTTTTTAGAATCAAACATTCTTTTTCCTTAAAAGAGTTGTTGTTCTATACGCGTTGTAATGTCTTGAATTCTGCTAGCAATTTCTTCGTAGCCGAGTGCTTTCATTTTGGGCGTAAGCGACGAGACACTTACCGCGTATACAGGAGATTTGTTCTTGTCAAAAATAGGGACAGCAACACAAGAGATACCCGCTTCGTTCTCTTCATCATCGAGCGCATAACCACGCGCTTTGATTTTATCGAGAACATCAAAAAACTGAGACTTATCGAGAATCGTATTCTCAGTTAACGGTTTCATCGTGCTGACATTGCGTTGCCAGTAGGTCTCTCGAACGCTCTCTGAGCTGAATGCGAGGTAACATTTACCTGCAGCAGAGCAGTACATTGGTGAATGTAGCCCTACGTAGGTTCGAGTTCTAAAGGCAGAGTTAACAGGTTCGAACTTGTCTTTAAAAATGATGTTGTCAGCATCAAAAGAGAGAAAGTTTACCGTTTCATTCACATCGTCGAGCAGTTCAGATAGATATGGCTTAACCGTGCCAGTGACATCAGAGTTGATAGCAGCATGTCCTAGCTGAACCAACTTCATTGTTAAGCGATATTCTTTACCTGAACACATTTGAGCAACATAACCAGAGGCTTCAAACGTCGCTAAAATACGATGGACAGAAGACTTGTTGAAGCCTGTCCCTTCAGACACTTTTTGTAGAGAAACGCCATTCGGGTAGTTCCCAAGGAATTCCAATACGGTCAGTGCTTTAGACAACGATTTAATTTGCTCACTCATATATGTGCTACCAGTGTTTACCTATTTCAGTATGGAAGTTTTCTGCGATGTCACGGCCATTGCTACCGGCTAATGCACGACCAGCAATAAATGACTTTGCAGACAGATTCTTAAACAAATGCAGATCGTCTGGCACAATACCACCAGTTATGGATAGTTCAATTCCAATATCCGATAATTTCTGCATTTTTATCAAATCTTCTTCGGTCCAGCTCACACCTGCGAGCTCGGCATCACGTGATCGGTGATAAATTGCTTGTTTAATACCCATGTCGACCCATGCTCTTGCGTCGTCTAGAGTCCAGTGTCCATAGAGCTCAATTTGTACTTCGCCACCAAATTCGTCCGTCACTTTTTTGGCTGAGCGTATTGTTTCGATATGAGCCGCTGCACTTACGGTTACCCAGTTGGCACCCGCTTCCATTGCTAGACGCGTTAAAATAGCGCTGGCATCGGTGATTTTCATATCACACACAATGATGTGGCTGGGGTATTTTTCTCGTAGGATTCT
This window harbors:
- the rpe gene encoding ribulose-phosphate 3-epimerase, with the protein product MKQYLIAPSILSADLARLGEDVERVLAAGADVIHFDVMDNHYVPNLTFGAPVLKALRDYGITAPIDVHLMAKPVDQLVPQFAEAGATMITFHVEASEHVDRTLQLIKEHGCQAGVVLNPATPLSHLDYIMDKVDLILVMSVNPGFGGQSFIPATLDKLRSIRSRINESGRDIRLEVDGGVKVNNIKEIAEAGADMFVAGSAIFDSEDYGQVIDSMRSELAQLN
- a CDS encoding MFS transporter, giving the protein MKVFPLKDAPLVLLSLIFFIWGLITVSSNPLIPYYKEAFALDYKMAMLFPMAFFITRITVSLPTSFVMAKVGYRSTLKFCLMWCLFGCLVMAYLVRGEQLISTLLGILLMASGVSAIQVVSSPYVSLLSTPDKSVIRQSVATASNSVGTVLGPLVLTAVILVATSFNVDNTAHQVSYLFLLIALFFFGLLIFFSKMTLPDIKPKQMTGFWRGLTLLIKNQQFMKLALVLLLYIGVEVSFGTFTITYLADQQYGGLGLVSATQIIALYWVFMFIGRVLFAKFGNTVNKHYLFSLSCTIAALISAIAMYQNHVWIGYLMLFIGLCNSALYPIIYAQALHASGKQNSQGAAILIMCSIGGVILPFAQASLIDEISLSTSYIAPTLAYLLMVVLYWSSLKHRI
- a CDS encoding L-ribulose-5-phosphate 3-epimerase, with translation MFDSKNKFRLGIYEKAMPTSLTWEERLIHAKEAGFDFVEISVDETDERRARLDWSDEEIYELRRLCEKHQMPFQSMCLSAHRKFPFGSMDEAIRTESLIIMEKAISLAYKLGIRCIQMAGYDVYYEPQSAETHARFIEGMQQATKMAERAGIMLGLEIMDTPYLNSLSKFEVLKREIPSPYFMAYPDVGNISGWNYDVCTELKLSRDHLVQVHLKDTLRVSETCKGQFRDLVIGEGQVDFPAIFKTLAEIDYSAPLVIEMWAQNDNWLDDIKQAKATLKSIANQSGFEL
- a CDS encoding IclR family transcriptional regulator — protein: MSEQIKSLSKALTVLEFLGNYPNGVSLQKVSEGTGFNKSSVHRILATFEASGYVAQMCSGKEYRLTMKLVQLGHAAINSDVTGTVKPYLSELLDDVNETVNFLSFDADNIIFKDKFEPVNSAFRTRTYVGLHSPMYCSAAGKCYLAFSSESVRETYWQRNVSTMKPLTENTILDKSQFFDVLDKIKARGYALDDEENEAGISCVAVPIFDKNKSPVYAVSVSSLTPKMKALGYEEIASRIQDITTRIEQQLF
- a CDS encoding 3-keto-L-gulonate-6-phosphate decarboxylase UlaD is translated as MSKPLLQMALDATDIDTALASIEHVADKLDVIEIGTILAFAHGVDSVRILREKYPSHIIVCDMKITDASAILTRLAMEAGANWVTVSAAAHIETIRSAKKVTDEFGGEVQIELYGHWTLDDARAWVDMGIKQAIYHRSRDAELAGVSWTEEDLIKMQKLSDIGIELSITGGIVPDDLHLFKNLSAKSFIAGRALAGSNGRDIAENFHTEIGKHW